In one Lolium rigidum isolate FL_2022 chromosome 3, APGP_CSIRO_Lrig_0.1, whole genome shotgun sequence genomic region, the following are encoded:
- the LOC124698927 gene encoding probable periplasmic serine endoprotease DegP-like, with the protein MPKAGRRRTRADPGTGTGREAKKKKRAEDRPVLFAALESEKSQSEAKLDRVYADVVESATEESSDPPSPLLHRPYIPDELADRADIRAAFREANATYEADTERRSAVLTMDRYSSSSCLSNDRRLLHIREAAKDAVLLAANSIISLSSYLDDEPLNRCCGLWIQRDDKKKTALVLTSAYLIRAKDPSVRNQRTGEYHRDASVIVHLLDGTTALARLIYLQEHYELALYEVVVDKPVQLSTFNDNVQSGQDVFRLGRDESLDLRITHGMVEYRIPNRHERCHYMYFSHDDERSWHDDGGPIIDLEGKVVGMVINQMKDTFLPSSILHKCLDLWRKLKCIPRAHLGMTFTSIKFLDPICIERMRRKHNIESGLIVEQVSKESNAEKLGIRKGDIIERLKGQYISTTTELEKMLLDIGGDHFPKAKVLNAKLNIPIQIFRATKLCRRARNLTVTVSDCGEDIIEGTCPITVGLWR; encoded by the exons ATGCCGAAGGCCGGCAGGCGGCGCACGAGGGCGGATCCGGGGACCGGGACGGGGAGggaagcgaagaagaagaagagagcagAGGACCGGCCGGTGTTGTTCGCGGCCTTGGAGAGTGAAAAATCCCAATCCGAAGCAAAATTAG ATCGTGTGTACGCCGATGTGGTCGAGTCCGCGACGGAGGAATCCTCCGATCCACCCAGCCCTCTGCTACATAGACCCTACATCCCCGACGAGCTAGCTGATAGGGCGGACATACGTGCCGCTTTCCGGGAGGCCAATGCCACATACGAAGCAGACACAG AACGTCGGTCTGCTGTCCTCACCATGGATCGGTACTCTTCTAGTTCCTGCCTGTCCAACGACCGACGCCTGCTTCACATCCGGGAGGCAGCCAAGGATGCCGTGCTTCTTGCCGCCAACTCTATTATCAGCCTCTCGTCCTATCTTG ACGATGAGCCTCTGAATAGGTGCTGCGGTTTGTGGATTCAACGGGACGACAAGAAGAAAACCGCCCTTGTTTTGACGTCCGCGTATCTGATTCGGGCAAAGGATCCCTCCGTGAGGAACCAGCGGACAGGCGAATATCATCGTGATGCTAGC GTCATTGTTCACTTGCTGGACGGCACAACTGCATTAGCCCGTCTCATCTACCTCCAGGAGCACTACGAATTAGCTCTTTATGAGGTTGTAGTGGACAAACCGGTTCAACTGTCCACTTTTAATGACAATGTGCAATCTGGTCAAGATGTTTTCCGACTTGGAAGAGATGAAAGTCTTGATCTAAGGATAACCCATGGTATGGTGGAATATAGGATTCCAAACCGTCATGAGAGATGCCACTACATgtatttttcccacgatgatgaaCGCAGT TGGCATGATGATGGAGGCCCTATCATTGACTTAGAAGGGAAGGTTGTGGGAATGGTCATCAATCAAATGAAAGATACCTTTTTACCTTCTTCTATATTGCACAAATGCTTGGATTTGTGGAGAAAGTTGAA ATGCATCCCTCGTGCCCACCTTGGAATGACCTTTACTTCTATCAAGTTTCTAGATCCTATTTGTATTGAGAGGATGAGACGTAAGCATAACATTGAGTCCGGTCTTATTGTTGAACAA GTGTCAAAAGAATCAAATGCTGAGAAACTTGGAATCCGCAAGGGTGATATTATTGAACGTTTGAAGGGACAGTATATTTCTACTACAACCGAG TTGGAAAAAATGTTGCTGGACATAGGCGGGGACCATTTTCCTAAAGCAAAAGTCTTAAATGCCAAGCTAAATATTCCT ATTCAAATATTTCGTGCCACGAAACTTTGCCGAAGAGCTAGGAACTTGACTGTAACTGTATCGGATTGTGGAGAAGACATCATAGAAG GCACTTGCCCTATCACTGTTGGCCTTTGGAGATGA